In the genome of Streptomyces sp. P3, the window GGCTGCCGCTTCCGGCGCCTCGGCAAGAGCTCGCAGTCCCTCCTTCCGCGAGAGTGTGAGGTTGTCCAGCGGCGGGTTCTCGGGGCGGGTCGGCATCATGCGTCCTCCAGGGCATCGTCGTAGAAGTCCCCGTCGTCATCGGGGCCGTCGAGTTCGTCGTCCTCGTCGTCGTCGCTGGGCACCGGGCCCTCATAAGGCTCGGCCTCGCCCGCCTGGGGCTCCTCCGCGTCATCGTCGTCGTCGCCGGCGGCCAGGATCCGGGCGACGGGACGGCAGCGCGCGTACGTCGTCCCACACGGTCTCCGGGCAGGTCGAAGCGGACTGTTCACGGGCTGGCGCAGGGCAAGCCGCCGCTCCGGCAACGTCAGCCCCAGGCCCAGGTGCCACCGTTCCAGGAGCTCGGCCCACCGCGGTCTCGTCGTCGGGGAAGGGCGACTTCTCGCCCGCCACCTTCCGGGCGAGTTCGATGGCTCCCTCGCTGATCGGGAACTTCAACGCCGGCGGCGTGCTCCCACTCCAGGGGTGCCAGCGGCGGGTGTCCGGGCGCCGGAAGTAGATGTAGTTGATGTTGTCCGGGTCGACCTGGATGGGCCACATGCCCTTGGCTTGACCCCGGTGTACTCGCTGCTCTCGCCCCGGTAGCCGTCCAGCCCGGGGCCGTTGTAGCGGCACTTGCGGATCTCGACACCGGTAGTGGTGCAGCGGCTTCCACTCGGTCTTGAGGAACTCGAAGCCGAGCGCGGGGTCGCGTGGCACCTCGACGTACCCGGCCCGGGCAATCCCGTGCTCGAACATCATCGCCGGTGACAGCCGCTGGCCCGGCACGTTCGCGTCGAGGAGCCCCTATGCGGCCGGTGGTGATACGTGCAGGCCACCCACTCACGGATGATCGCCTCCAACTCGTGGAGGAAGAAGAACGCCGCGTCCTCCGGCCGCTCGCCCCGCGAGAACACATCCGGCCCCTTATACCCGGGCAGCGACTCCAGCAGCCCCTCGCGCAGGGTCTTGAAGAATCGCTCGAGCGGACCTTTGTCGCGGCCCGTTCGCAGGCGAGCCGGCTGGATCGACAGCCCCAGACGCTGGCACACCCGAGGTGATGTGCTCGCTGATGTACGGCTTGCCGGTGGTCGACCCACGATGGTCTCGGGAACCAGCGCCGGGCCCGCGACCCCCTTCGCCTCGACGTCCTCCCGGTCTTCCTTGGCGTCCTTTTCGAGCGCCTTGCGCTCCACGAAGACCGTGCGGGGGATGCCGTGATCGGGCCAGACCGCCCACGACGGCCAGCCCTTGCCCGGCGGCCGGGGACGATAGGTCTGGAACAGCACCGCCGCGACGTCGATGGACTGCGTGGACACCGGCGTCACCCGGATCCCCCGTTACGCACCGGTCGTACCAGTCCATCGCGACGGGTCAGCTCGGCCTGCACCCACTTCAGCGTGATCGGGTCCATCGCGAAGACGTCCAGGCGTGTGGTGTCCATCAGCAGGTACTCGCCCGGCCTGGTCGGCCGCAGCTTTCCGTACGCGCCCGGCGGCCGGGAGGCGATGTCCCGGTTGCGTTTCGTGCTGAGGCGGAACGTCGGCAGCCGCCGCTCCAGCTCCTCCAGCCATCGGTACGCGGTCGCCCGGGTCGGCAGCTTCACCTCGCCCTTGCCGTAGCGGGCCTCCAGTCGCGGGCCGACGGCGCGGATCACCTTCGCGCGGGTCGGTTTTGACTCCGACTCCTGCCCGTGCTCGGCCATGATCTCCAGGGCCATCTCCACCCACCGCTCATCGGCCCGGCCGAGCCTGCCCATGTCCCCGCTTCCGCGATCCGGGCCGCCGTGCACCAGCCCGGCCTCGCGGTCAAGCAGGAAGGCGCGCACCCATCGCTTGATGGTTCTCACGCTCACGCCCACCTCGGTGGCTTTCGTTTCGTAGCGCTGCAGTTTGGGCACTGTGGCCGCGTACTGCGCCCGCGGTTCGCCCGGCTCCGGCGCCTTCTCACTGCCCGAACGAAAGCCGGTCAGAACCTCGTTGACATGCGCGGCCCGTTCCCTGACCTCGGCCAGCTCCTCCTCGCTGAGCAGAGCGAACAGCACCGAGGCCGTCTCGCCGTCCTCGTCGGCCTCCGGCCCCGGCCCGGTCGCGATGACCGTGGCCCGGCCCGAGGAGAGCGCCACTCTCAAGGACAGCCGGAACCTGCGGTCGGCCGCATCGCGGACCAGGAGCTCGTTGCCCGCGGCCGAGCCGAACATCTCTTCCACCACGACGACTTCGCCGTCGTACTTCAGCCTCGTGCCCACCCCGACACGTACCGCGGCTCCGTTCACATGTCCTCCCGAACGAGATCCCCGTATTCGATAGGCCGGTTCGTCGTCACCGCCGTCGAGCTCGGACGCGTCGATGGGATGAGGGAGGTCGCGTCGACCGGAGCCGACCACCGTGGCCGGCCCCTGGCCAGGACGTGCCGCCGGGACAAGACCTCCGTCAGGTCGGTCACGAAGTGCTGGCTCCACAACAGCCGCAGGACGGCGGCCCGTACCTTCCAGTCGGGGTGTCGAGGGAAGGCGTGAAACGCCTCGCTCAGGGTCGCCCCGTGTAGATCCGCCTGCCGTATCTCCGTGAGCAGGTCTTCGTCGAAGAGCCAGTCTCGGCGATAGCCCGCGAGGAAGCGCAGGTTGGCCAACTCGCCCTCGGGCGGCTCGGACCATACTTCGAAGTCCCAGCCGCGTGACAGGACGACCTCGCGGGCCCAGGCGAGCGCGAAGTTCACCTTCGGTCGGGTGAGCAAGTGCCGCGGTTTGACGTCCACGACCAGTGGAACGTCCTTCTCGCGCAGTACGAGGTAGTCCGGGACGTGGCGACGTTTCCGCCCGTCCACGGTGGTGGTGAGGAGGAACGGCTGGGCGAAGACGGCCGTCACGTTCTGGTCGAAGTCGGCGTAGAGCAGGCGTGTCAGCTCAAGGCGGGACTCGTAGACGACGTGGTCCCGCATGGTGGAAGACCAGTGCGTGCCGGAGTAGTGCTTCTGCCCGTTGCGCCAGCGGAACGTACGCCACGGGATGGAGGGCTCGAAGACATCGACTCCCGACGTCGACCAGATCAGGTCCTCGTCGATCTTTCCGTTCGTACGACGGAGACTCATCGAGACTTCGTCAATCACCCGCGACATGCCCCACCTCCGAGCAGCCAGAGCGGGGCGCAGAGCTCCCGGTCCCGACCAGCTGCGACGTCTCCACAATCGAGCTGAAGGGGACCGCTGCATAGAACGGGGCCGGGAACAGCACTACGACGAGTGAACGATCAGACAGCAGTTCGTCTCACCGCGCTGTCCTTTGGGCCGGACAAAGGCCACCACTAATTGGAAAGGGACACGCGAAATGCGAACCTA includes:
- a CDS encoding TnsA-like heteromeric transposase endonuclease subunit, giving the protein MSLRRTNGKIDEDLIWSTSGVDVFEPSIPWRTFRWRNGQKHYSGTHWSSTMRDHVVYESRLELTRLLYADFDQNVTAVFAQPFLLTTTVDGRKRRHVPDYLVLREKDVPLVVDVKPRHLLTRPKVNFALAWAREVVLSRGWDFEVWSEPPEGELANLRFLAGYRRDWLFDEDLLTEIRQADLHGATLSEAFHAFPRHPDWKVRAAVLRLLWSQHFVTDLTEVLSRRHVLARGRPRWSAPVDATSLIPSTRPSSTAVTTNRPIEYGDLVREDM